A DNA window from Branchiostoma lanceolatum isolate klBraLanc5 chromosome 17, klBraLanc5.hap2, whole genome shotgun sequence contains the following coding sequences:
- the LOC136422391 gene encoding uncharacterized protein yields MSPGVRMDIDKLGDIIIHDLWMKPSSGFGGKFRKDEQAKVAVNVIWSLNGRKEKRACIIQQDETASDKACKKKDIIPGSLDGVLRCMEDILSVEEGSRPAAFLVGPAGQTVRRLDVWDTPTGSKVRGLFI; encoded by the exons ATGAGCCCAGGTGTGAGAATGGATATCGACAAACTAG GTGACATCATCATTCACGACCTGTGGATGAAGCCATCGTCCGGTTTCGGAGGAAAGTTCAGGAAAGATGAGCAGGCTAAAGTCGCGGTCAACGTTATCTGGAGTCTGAACGGCCGGAAAGAAAAG AGAGCATGTATCATACAGCAAGATGAAACGGCGTCAGACAAAGCGTGCAAAAAGAAAG ATATAATTCCAGGATCACTTGACGGGGTGTTGCGGTGCATGGAGGACATCCTGTCGGTAGAGGAGGGGAGCAGGCCCGCGGCTTTTCTCGTGGGACCAGCCGGGCAGACCGTCCGCAGACTTGATGTTTGGGACACGCCAACGGGTTCCAAAGTACGAGGCCTGTTCATTTAA